Proteins encoded together in one Calditrichota bacterium window:
- a CDS encoding LysM peptidoglycan-binding domain-containing protein: MISGRTVLLAVLTASWLILGCSSSRQLSGSNGGHEFRDRLRQTAQLTDREKWSLARKAYAYAQREESHNKSEDAAYYYEASLELLGAIDLASIDLDMHRVASFNRRVLESYDGFVSHMKTLPASSGLVAVIEAGEAQHSGEEEEDDAPDEIETYIPTPRPFPDEVDIQPAKTPLPPVPMEINTKVRNQIHFFQTKGNKVMHRWMERAATVFPRMRPILREEGIPQEMLYLSMIESGLNMQAYSYAAASGLWQFIPSTGRIYGLHVDRVYDERRHVEMATRAACTYLRALYEEFGDWYLAMAAYNCGEGRVARDIKRCNSRDYWKLHRLPRQTRGYVPTYLAARAICENPQHYGFPPMPPEQPFECERIYVPGGYKLEDVAKAAGHDPQAVKDLNPEFLKGVVPERGQDMLVRLPGAATEAFADNLATMPKTIIAPTSSHRVRKGDTLGKIAAKYGTSVSAIMSLPENKRVKARSLRIGQEVVIPVAQVKYADKSAADSKTVKETAAERTTAAKAEPTTNRITYTVHRGESLGKISQRLGVSVDQICRENGIQNASRIYPGQKLTVTVKGEPRYADTPKSKASNSKYYTVQAGDTVWSIAQAHGVDTKDILKMNRLSRRSKIYPGQRLIVSN, encoded by the coding sequence ATGATTAGTGGACGCACAGTTCTGCTCGCGGTTCTGACCGCCAGTTGGCTGATACTTGGCTGCTCGTCCAGCCGCCAACTCTCCGGCTCCAACGGAGGTCATGAATTCCGCGACAGGCTTCGCCAAACCGCGCAACTCACCGACCGTGAAAAATGGAGCCTCGCCCGCAAAGCGTACGCCTACGCCCAACGGGAAGAATCGCATAACAAAAGCGAGGATGCCGCATACTATTACGAGGCGTCTCTCGAACTCTTAGGTGCCATTGATCTCGCTTCCATCGATCTCGATATGCACCGCGTCGCCAGCTTCAATCGCAGAGTCCTTGAAAGCTACGACGGCTTTGTCTCGCACATGAAAACCCTCCCCGCTTCGAGCGGCTTGGTTGCCGTCATCGAAGCAGGTGAAGCCCAGCATTCAGGTGAAGAGGAAGAAGACGATGCCCCGGACGAGATTGAAACCTACATCCCGACGCCGCGCCCCTTCCCCGACGAAGTAGACATTCAGCCCGCGAAGACTCCGCTTCCGCCCGTACCGATGGAAATCAACACCAAGGTGCGGAACCAGATTCACTTCTTCCAAACCAAGGGCAACAAGGTCATGCATCGCTGGATGGAGCGGGCCGCTACCGTCTTTCCGCGTATGAGACCGATCCTGCGTGAAGAAGGTATTCCGCAGGAAATGCTCTATCTCTCCATGATCGAGTCTGGACTGAACATGCAGGCTTATTCCTATGCCGCCGCCTCCGGACTTTGGCAGTTCATTCCCAGTACCGGTCGAATTTACGGCCTCCATGTCGACCGAGTTTATGACGAACGTCGTCACGTCGAAATGGCCACGCGCGCCGCATGTACCTATCTGCGTGCCCTCTACGAAGAATTCGGAGATTGGTATTTGGCAATGGCCGCGTATAATTGCGGCGAAGGCCGCGTCGCCCGCGACATCAAACGCTGCAACTCGCGCGACTATTGGAAACTTCACAGATTGCCGCGCCAAACCCGCGGCTATGTGCCAACCTATCTCGCTGCCCGCGCCATCTGCGAAAATCCGCAGCACTACGGTTTTCCGCCAATGCCGCCCGAACAACCCTTCGAGTGCGAACGGATCTACGTTCCCGGAGGATATAAGCTCGAAGACGTCGCCAAAGCCGCCGGTCACGATCCGCAAGCCGTCAAAGATCTGAATCCCGAATTTCTCAAAGGGGTCGTCCCTGAGCGCGGCCAAGATATGCTCGTCCGTTTGCCCGGTGCGGCTACGGAAGCCTTCGCCGACAATCTGGCAACGATGCCCAAGACGATCATTGCGCCCACGTCTTCACATCGAGTTCGAAAAGGCGACACCTTAGGCAAAATCGCCGCAAAATACGGTACGTCCGTCTCTGCGATCATGAGCCTGCCCGAAAACAAAAGGGTCAAGGCCCGTTCTCTGCGAATCGGTCAAGAGGTTGTGATTCCCGTCGCGCAAGTCAAATATGCTGACAAATCGGCTGCCGACTCTAAAACCGTAAAAGAAACCGCTGCCGAACGAACCACGGCCGCGAAAGCCGAACCCACGACCAACCGGATTACCTATACCGTGCACCGTGGCGAATCGCTCGGCAAAATCTCCCAGCGTCTTGGCGTCTCCGTTGATCAAATCTGTCGCGAAAACGGAATTCAAAATGCCAGCCGCATCTATCCCGGTCAAAAACTTACGGTCACGGTCAAAGGCGAACCGAGGTACGCTGATACACCCAAGTCAAAAGCGTCCAATTCAAAGTACTACACCGTACAAGCCGGCGACACCGTCTGGAGCATTGCTCAAGCTCACGGCGTGGATACAAAAGATATTCTGAAAATGAACCGGCTCTCGCGCCGCTCCAAAATCTATCCCGGACAGCGTCTGATCGTTAGTAACTGA
- a CDS encoding YggS family pyridoxal phosphate-dependent enzyme, with product MQTANSDTYDRVVDRISGACGRSGRRPEELTIVGVTKSHPPELLRKARALGLTDLGENKVQEAIEKYGFLKEKLAGYKVRLHMIGHLQSNKVKRAAEIFNCIDTIDHFRTAEAVDKAVAELGKRMRVLIQVNTSEEPQKSGIEPVRAVELADQVRSLKSLDLQGFMTMGPMRGDERAVRESFARLRIVRDQVCQELNLQNLPVLSMGMSGDFEWAIEEGATEVRLGTILWGPREQ from the coding sequence ATGCAGACTGCCAATTCTGACACATACGACAGGGTAGTTGACCGGATCTCCGGCGCTTGCGGACGCTCGGGCCGCCGCCCTGAGGAGCTAACAATAGTGGGTGTGACCAAGAGTCACCCTCCGGAGTTGTTGCGCAAAGCCCGTGCCCTCGGATTGACGGATTTGGGGGAGAACAAGGTTCAGGAAGCTATTGAAAAATATGGTTTTCTAAAAGAGAAACTGGCAGGCTATAAGGTTCGGCTGCACATGATTGGCCATTTGCAGAGCAATAAGGTCAAACGAGCCGCCGAAATCTTTAATTGTATTGACACTATCGACCATTTTCGCACGGCGGAGGCTGTAGACAAGGCCGTGGCAGAATTGGGGAAACGGATGCGAGTACTCATCCAGGTAAATACCTCAGAGGAGCCGCAGAAATCGGGGATAGAGCCGGTACGAGCCGTTGAATTGGCTGATCAGGTACGAAGCCTCAAGAGTCTTGATTTACAAGGGTTTATGACCATGGGGCCGATGCGAGGGGATGAACGGGCAGTGCGAGAGAGTTTCGCGAGGCTGCGGATAGTCCGGGACCAAGTTTGTCAAGAGCTTAATTTACAGAATCTTCCGGTGTTATCGATGGGCATGAGTGGTGATTTTGAATGGGCAATTGAGGAAGGAGCGACGGAAGTGAGACTTGGAACGATCCTCTGGGGGCCACGAGAACAATGA
- a CDS encoding DivIVA domain-containing protein produces the protein MSLSPVDIARHEFSKSLRGYDVGEVRGFLEGVASELAELQVKLTQAEEAAAGAQAQLKAFRDMEKNLRDAVVTAQQGMSDSREQLVRERETMLREAQLEADRILLEGERKLQELREQIREMQVQKDAYVTRLRYLHNSHGWVLEMMEKDPPADDTPQEKVDE, from the coding sequence ATGAGTTTGAGCCCGGTCGACATAGCCCGGCACGAGTTCAGCAAGTCGCTGCGCGGCTACGACGTGGGCGAAGTGCGCGGATTCCTCGAGGGGGTTGCCTCCGAGTTGGCCGAGCTGCAGGTGAAGCTGACTCAGGCCGAAGAGGCGGCCGCCGGTGCGCAAGCACAGCTCAAGGCTTTTCGCGACATGGAAAAGAACTTGCGCGACGCCGTTGTGACAGCGCAACAGGGAATGAGTGATTCGCGTGAACAGCTTGTACGGGAACGCGAAACGATGCTGCGGGAAGCCCAGCTCGAAGCGGACCGTATTCTGCTTGAGGGCGAACGTAAACTACAAGAGTTGCGGGAACAGATTCGCGAGATGCAGGTTCAGAAAGACGCATATGTGACGCGGCTTCGTTATCTGCACAACTCGCACGGCTGGGTTTTGGAAATGATGGAAAAAGATCCTCCGGCAGACGACACACCACAAGAAAAAGTAGATGAGTGA
- a CDS encoding purine-nucleoside phosphorylase, with translation MSEILTRLDETLAVLKKKVAKTPEVGIILGTGLGGLAKEIQIEVSFDYSEIPHFVQSTVETHHGKLHFGMLGGKFVMAMQGRFHYYEGYTMQEITYPVRVMKQMGCKVMMVSNACGCINPLYKAGDLMIMDDHINLLGDNPLIGPNEEKLGPRFPDMSEPYSRRLIAMAEEVSMKLGYKVHRGTYVAVAGPNLETRAEYRMLRLMGADVVGMSTVPEVIVANHMGLEAFGISIITDEGFADCLKPASIEHILKNAAEAEPKMTKIMTGLIERV, from the coding sequence ATGAGTGAAATATTGACGCGGCTGGACGAAACTCTGGCCGTCTTGAAGAAGAAAGTTGCGAAGACTCCGGAAGTCGGGATTATTCTCGGCACGGGTTTGGGCGGACTGGCGAAAGAGATTCAGATCGAAGTCAGTTTCGACTATTCCGAGATTCCGCATTTTGTGCAATCAACCGTGGAGACTCACCACGGCAAGCTGCATTTCGGCATGTTGGGTGGGAAGTTCGTGATGGCCATGCAGGGCCGCTTTCATTATTATGAAGGCTATACGATGCAGGAGATCACGTATCCCGTGCGTGTGATGAAGCAGATGGGCTGCAAGGTGATGATGGTTTCGAATGCCTGCGGCTGTATCAATCCTCTCTATAAGGCAGGGGATCTGATGATCATGGATGACCATATCAATCTGTTGGGCGACAATCCGCTGATCGGACCGAACGAAGAAAAGCTCGGCCCCAGATTTCCCGATATGAGCGAACCCTATTCGCGCAGATTGATTGCGATGGCCGAAGAAGTTTCAATGAAATTGGGGTATAAGGTGCACCGCGGAACGTATGTGGCCGTAGCCGGACCCAATCTCGAAACACGGGCCGAATACAGGATGCTTAGATTGATGGGCGCGGACGTGGTGGGGATGTCCACAGTGCCGGAAGTGATTGTTGCCAATCATATGGGACTGGAAGCCTTCGGAATTTCGATTATCACCGACGAAGGTTTCGCCGATTGTTTGAAGCCTGCTTCGATTGAACACATTCTGAAAAACGCCGCCGAAGCCGAACCGAAAATGACGAAGATCATGACGGGGTTGATTGAGAGGGTTTGA
- a CDS encoding isoleucine--tRNA ligase translates to MLKPESEKLHLPAVDHEILKLWEEQKVFERSINERAGGSDFVFFDGPPGTNGLPHIGHMMQSALKDLWPRYKTMQGYRVLRKAGWDTHGLPIELTADKELGFTSKLDVAKYGEQEYVDYCRSTVFRFKREWEIAIRRIGRFLDLEHAYATYEPYYIQSDWWTLKQAWNLELEGEARERALRLGQSPRYLYKDYRVMAYSPRTGTTLSNFEVAQGYQEVTDLTLYVKFKVVGEANLYLAAWTTTPWTLLSNLAVAVGPDIEYSIIEREASGKRVIIATARLEALKPMLGEYKVLGTKMGRELEGMRYEPLFDWLNLPGTRACSVVADEYVTTEDGTGLVHLANYGEDDFRILRKMEIPVVLTVDADGLVGQHAHPFAGREFREEGLDVDILKYLQAKGLLLGKEKYTHTYPFDYRTKTPLMYFPRPAWFIRATALKEMMLEANKHIGWKPDHVRDGRFGNWLENVQDWNVTRERYWGSPLPVWMTEDGSEAICVESLDELHELASAQGNPLSSGWDPHKPAIDQVVLKTKDGREMRRENFVLDSWFNAGLMPWGQFGFPAAEGSDELFMSQYPADFISEGQDQTRGWFYTLLACSCLVAKAKIQDAEQRKDETAKKFWSNPVNWSSYKNVICTELVLDSKGQKMSKSLGNVVDPMALFEKFGADPVRWIFFATNPWLSKRFGEEEIREAVRSVILPLWNSYSFFVTYAVIDGWTPSEKKVERTELDDWILSEYNRLISEVTTNLDQYDVGKASQAILSFLDELTNWYIRRSRRRFWKSESDGDKHAAYATLYEVLEGLVRLLAPFLPFVTEHIYQNLVRGLNANAADSVHLAKYPEADEKLRNRNLERQMARVQEAVSLARALREERKLKVRQPLAKMTWVVPEAGAEAELAPYVWLVLDEINVKEIEIRSDDAGLVTLSSKANFKVLGKKVGARMKEIAALIEQLSKEEIAALDSGNSITVGGVELSPEDVLIRREELEGYAVQSDGHMTIALDTHMSPELVAEGLAREVVHSIQSARKDAGFEITDRIAIELATEGEELKQAVRRFEEYICRETLCTELSIAHGSGDQKAGDHEFGVIVSRTVGTSKELTRA, encoded by the coding sequence ATGTTGAAACCCGAATCTGAAAAACTGCATTTGCCGGCTGTTGACCATGAAATCCTGAAGCTCTGGGAAGAGCAGAAGGTTTTTGAGCGTTCTATTAACGAGCGCGCGGGTGGGTCGGATTTCGTGTTTTTCGACGGACCTCCGGGGACGAACGGGCTGCCGCATATCGGGCATATGATGCAGTCGGCGCTGAAGGATTTGTGGCCGCGCTACAAAACCATGCAGGGCTATCGCGTACTGCGCAAAGCCGGATGGGACACACACGGACTGCCGATTGAATTGACCGCCGATAAAGAGTTGGGATTCACCTCGAAGCTCGACGTGGCGAAATACGGCGAGCAGGAATATGTCGATTACTGCCGCAGCACGGTATTCCGGTTCAAGCGCGAATGGGAAATTGCGATTCGACGGATCGGCCGTTTTCTTGATTTGGAACATGCGTATGCGACGTACGAACCGTACTACATTCAGTCGGACTGGTGGACGCTGAAGCAGGCGTGGAATTTGGAACTCGAGGGCGAAGCGCGCGAACGAGCACTGAGACTCGGTCAATCGCCGCGCTACCTCTATAAGGACTACCGCGTGATGGCCTACAGTCCGCGCACGGGCACGACGCTCTCGAATTTCGAAGTCGCGCAGGGCTATCAGGAAGTCACGGACCTGACGCTCTATGTGAAATTCAAAGTCGTCGGCGAGGCGAATCTTTATCTCGCCGCTTGGACGACGACGCCGTGGACGCTGCTCTCGAATTTAGCTGTTGCAGTGGGTCCCGATATTGAGTATTCGATCATTGAACGCGAAGCCTCCGGCAAACGAGTGATCATCGCCACCGCGCGCCTCGAAGCTCTGAAACCGATGTTGGGTGAATACAAAGTGCTTGGCACAAAAATGGGCCGCGAACTCGAAGGCATGCGCTACGAGCCGCTGTTTGATTGGCTGAATCTGCCGGGAACACGTGCCTGCTCCGTCGTTGCCGACGAGTATGTGACAACCGAAGACGGTACGGGGCTTGTGCATCTTGCCAATTACGGTGAAGACGACTTCCGGATTTTGCGCAAGATGGAAATTCCGGTGGTGCTGACCGTGGATGCCGATGGATTGGTGGGGCAACATGCGCATCCATTTGCGGGTCGTGAGTTCCGCGAAGAAGGACTCGACGTCGATATTCTTAAATATTTGCAAGCCAAGGGCCTGCTGCTTGGCAAAGAGAAATACACACACACGTATCCGTTCGATTATCGCACGAAGACGCCGCTGATGTATTTCCCGCGACCGGCCTGGTTCATTCGCGCGACGGCATTGAAAGAAATGATGCTCGAAGCGAATAAGCACATCGGTTGGAAACCCGATCATGTGCGCGACGGACGGTTTGGAAATTGGCTCGAAAATGTGCAGGATTGGAACGTCACTCGCGAACGCTATTGGGGCTCACCGCTTCCTGTGTGGATGACCGAAGATGGCAGCGAAGCAATCTGTGTTGAGAGCCTCGACGAACTTCATGAACTTGCGTCAGCGCAAGGTAACCCGCTATCAAGCGGGTGGGACCCGCATAAGCCGGCGATTGATCAAGTTGTCTTGAAAACGAAAGACGGCCGTGAAATGCGGCGCGAGAATTTCGTATTGGACAGCTGGTTTAATGCCGGATTGATGCCGTGGGGACAGTTTGGATTTCCGGCGGCTGAAGGTTCCGACGAGCTCTTCATGTCGCAGTATCCGGCGGACTTCATCAGCGAAGGCCAGGATCAGACGCGTGGATGGTTTTATACTTTGTTGGCTTGCTCCTGTCTTGTTGCAAAGGCGAAGATACAGGATGCCGAGCAGCGCAAGGATGAAACCGCGAAGAAGTTCTGGAGTAATCCGGTCAACTGGTCAAGCTATAAGAATGTAATTTGCACGGAGCTTGTACTCGATTCGAAGGGCCAGAAGATGTCGAAATCTTTGGGCAACGTGGTCGATCCGATGGCTCTGTTTGAAAAATTCGGCGCCGATCCGGTTAGATGGATATTCTTTGCGACGAATCCGTGGCTCTCAAAGAGATTTGGCGAAGAAGAAATTCGTGAAGCCGTGCGCTCTGTGATTCTGCCGCTTTGGAACAGTTACAGTTTCTTTGTGACGTATGCTGTGATCGACGGATGGACGCCGTCCGAGAAGAAAGTCGAACGCACGGAGTTGGATGATTGGATTTTGTCCGAATACAATCGACTGATTTCCGAAGTCACGACGAACTTGGATCAATACGACGTCGGCAAAGCATCGCAGGCGATTCTGTCGTTTTTGGATGAATTGACGAATTGGTATATCCGCCGCTCGCGCAGAAGATTTTGGAAGTCGGAGAGTGACGGCGACAAGCACGCGGCCTATGCCACCCTCTATGAGGTGTTGGAGGGGTTAGTTAGACTTTTGGCCCCGTTCTTGCCATTCGTGACCGAGCACATTTATCAGAATTTAGTGCGCGGATTGAACGCGAATGCAGCGGATAGTGTGCATTTGGCGAAATACCCGGAAGCCGACGAGAAATTACGCAACCGCAATCTTGAACGGCAAATGGCCCGGGTGCAGGAAGCCGTTTCGTTGGCACGCGCACTCAGAGAAGAGCGCAAGCTGAAAGTTCGGCAACCGCTGGCCAAGATGACGTGGGTCGTGCCGGAAGCGGGGGCTGAAGCCGAACTTGCGCCTTATGTTTGGCTTGTGCTGGACGAAATCAACGTAAAAGAAATTGAGATTCGCTCGGATGACGCGGGACTTGTGACGCTCTCATCTAAGGCAAATTTCAAGGTGCTGGGCAAGAAGGTCGGCGCGCGGATGAAAGAGATCGCGGCACTGATTGAACAGCTCTCCAAAGAAGAGATTGCAGCACTGGACAGCGGGAACAGCATCACGGTCGGCGGAGTAGAACTTAGTCCGGAAGACGTCTTGATCCGCCGGGAAGAACTTGAAGGTTACGCGGTGCAGTCGGACGGTCACATGACGATTGCACTGGACACGCACATGTCTCCCGAACTTGTGGCCGAAGGATTGGCGCGGGAAGTCGTGCATTCGATTCAGTCGGCTCGTAAGGACGCGGGATTTGAAATTACGGACCGGATCGCGATTGAATTGGCGACGGAAGGGGAAGAGTTAAAGCAAGCCGTTCGCCGATTCGAAGAGTATATTTGCCGTGAAACGCTGTGTACCGAACTCAGCATTGCGCACGGCTCGGGAGATCAGAAGGCCGGAGACCATGAGTTCGGAGTGATTGTATCGCGCACAGTTGGAACATCCAAAGAATTGACACGGGCTTAA
- a CDS encoding TraR/DksA family transcriptional regulator has translation MATEKKKKTSESDSKHPWPDGPKPSHYAPEWMEYFRHLIHERRKEILREIGYLRESSMEQTSDTYSGDSSTYSYHMADQGTDAQEREKAFLFASREGKMLTLLDQAEERMSNGTYGYCMDTNEPIEFRRLEAIPHAKLSIEAKRRLEEAKNNIE, from the coding sequence ATGGCAACAGAGAAGAAAAAGAAGACCAGCGAAAGCGACTCCAAGCATCCATGGCCGGACGGTCCGAAGCCTTCCCATTATGCTCCGGAGTGGATGGAATATTTTCGGCATTTGATTCACGAGCGCCGAAAAGAAATCCTGCGGGAGATCGGCTACCTTCGCGAAAGCTCGATGGAACAGACGTCCGACACGTATTCGGGAGACTCTTCGACTTACAGCTATCACATGGCCGATCAGGGGACGGACGCGCAGGAACGCGAGAAGGCGTTTTTGTTTGCCAGTCGTGAGGGGAAGATGTTGACCTTGCTTGATCAGGCTGAAGAACGTATGTCGAACGGGACCTACGGTTACTGTATGGACACGAACGAGCCGATAGAGTTTCGCCGCTTGGAAGCGATTCCTCATGCGAAATTGAGTATCGAAGCGAAGCGCCGCTTGGAAGAGGCAAAGAACAATATCGAATGA
- the lspA gene encoding signal peptidase II — MTSSPASRPAVWPWLLGFAVLLGLDQLTKYWVRSHFVLGESIPVIGEYLRLTYVQNPGVAFGLEPFSPTILLIFGSLAAIALGWYLIRLVRHRDLLKWPVFLFLSGAVGNSIDRAMFGSVTDFLDADFPDFIMDRWPVFNVADSCVTIGIAILVWQTLFVKTHAPLSPSSGERPDSSSLSSASGSGTETAPAGPLSDASPSGDLPK, encoded by the coding sequence ATGACGAGTTCTCCCGCTTCCCGGCCAGCGGTTTGGCCGTGGCTACTGGGTTTCGCGGTCTTGCTCGGGTTGGATCAGCTCACAAAGTACTGGGTAAGGTCCCACTTTGTGCTTGGCGAGTCGATTCCCGTGATCGGCGAGTATTTACGATTGACATACGTGCAAAATCCCGGCGTGGCCTTTGGACTGGAGCCCTTTTCGCCGACGATTTTGCTGATTTTCGGTTCATTGGCAGCGATCGCTTTGGGCTGGTACTTGATTCGTCTCGTGCGTCACAGAGACCTTTTGAAATGGCCGGTGTTTTTATTTTTGAGCGGCGCGGTAGGCAACTCGATTGACCGCGCGATGTTCGGTTCCGTGACGGATTTTCTGGACGCAGACTTTCCGGACTTCATCATGGATCGTTGGCCCGTGTTCAACGTAGCCGATTCATGTGTGACCATAGGTATTGCAATATTGGTGTGGCAGACGTTGTTCGTCAAGACCCACGCTCCCCTCTCTCCTTCTTCTGGTGAACGACCCGACTCCTCCTCCCTTTCGTCTGCAAGCGGCAGCGGGACAGAAACCGCTCCGGCTGGACCGCTTTCTGACGCAAGCCCTTCCGGCGATCTCCCGAAATAA
- a CDS encoding RluA family pseudouridine synthase: MVNDPTPPPFRLQAAAGQKPLRLDRFLTQALPAISRNKVHGLIEAGLVFVNGQVVRKSWRVTGGDVVEILFRPQEPSDILAEEIPLEIHYEDESLLVVNKPAGMVTHPAHGNFSGTLVNALLHHLGKTTGPDNLRPGIVHRLDKGTSGLLVVAKDEKVHRKLTEQFSKRTVEREYRSLVWGRFKHDEGRIETLLDRHQGDRKRFAVVRKGGKEAITTYRVLENYADTAYVRLKLGTGRTHQIRVHLEHIGHPVFGDSSYGGRLKRVGHFGGARKKFYQDIFQDVEYFMLHARTLGFVHPVSNEVLSFAAEPPELFVNVLEILKKDALLELDK, encoded by the coding sequence CTGGTGAACGACCCGACTCCTCCTCCCTTTCGTCTGCAAGCGGCAGCGGGACAGAAACCGCTCCGGCTGGACCGCTTTCTGACGCAAGCCCTTCCGGCGATCTCCCGAAATAAGGTTCACGGCCTGATTGAGGCCGGACTGGTATTTGTCAACGGTCAAGTTGTGCGCAAATCGTGGCGCGTGACGGGCGGCGACGTGGTTGAGATTTTGTTTAGACCGCAAGAACCTTCGGATATTCTGGCTGAAGAGATTCCGCTTGAGATACACTACGAAGACGAGTCTCTGCTTGTCGTAAACAAGCCGGCGGGGATGGTGACTCATCCCGCACACGGGAATTTCAGCGGCACGTTGGTCAACGCACTGCTTCATCATTTGGGGAAGACAACGGGGCCGGACAATTTGCGGCCGGGGATAGTACATCGACTGGACAAGGGGACAAGCGGTTTGCTGGTGGTGGCCAAAGATGAGAAAGTCCACCGCAAGCTGACGGAGCAATTTAGCAAGCGGACAGTAGAACGCGAATACCGTTCATTGGTGTGGGGAAGGTTTAAGCACGATGAAGGGAGAATCGAGACTCTGCTTGACCGCCATCAGGGTGACCGCAAGAGGTTCGCGGTCGTTCGTAAAGGGGGCAAGGAAGCGATCACGACTTATCGTGTGCTCGAGAATTACGCGGATACGGCATATGTACGTTTGAAACTCGGAACGGGACGCACGCATCAGATTCGCGTACATCTTGAACATATCGGCCATCCGGTATTTGGTGATTCATCATACGGCGGACGATTGAAACGAGTTGGTCATTTTGGTGGCGCGCGCAAGAAGTTCTATCAGGATATTTTTCAGGATGTCGAGTATTTTATGCTGCATGCGCGCACATTGGGATTTGTTCATCCAGTATCAAACGAAGTTCTGAGTTTTGCGGCAGAGCCGCCGGAACTGTTTGTTAACGTTTTGGAAATACTTAAGAAGGATGCATTGCTTGAGCTTGACAAATAA